A region from the Sphingopyxis lindanitolerans genome encodes:
- a CDS encoding acyl-CoA dehydrogenase family protein — protein MTAFDDWRARSPYYDDTHEALAQSVRRFVAREVAPHIDRWEAEGELPRSLHKKAAEAGILGLRYPEQYGGHSAGFDNFHSLVVTEELAAVGAGGLGASLMTHGIGLPPILALGSDELKQRVAPPVLAGEKIIALGITEAGGGSDVANLKTTAVKDGDSYLVNGGKMFITSGMRADWLTCAVRTGEAGAAGISLLLIAMDAPGVERTRLDKMGWRCSDTAAIHFGDVRVPAANLIGPENGGFIGIMRNFNSERLGMAMGCCAYARVAMAEAAEWAQNRETFGKPLVGHQSIRIKLADMERQIEATQAWVDLAAWQVKENKARPADFAMLKVQATRMLESVAREAAQILGGASYITGSKVERIYREVRVNAIGGGSEEIMLDLAGRQLFGGRK, from the coding sequence ATGACCGCTTTCGACGACTGGCGCGCGCGTTCGCCTTATTATGACGACACTCACGAAGCGCTCGCGCAAAGCGTCCGCCGCTTCGTCGCGCGCGAGGTCGCGCCCCACATCGACCGCTGGGAAGCCGAGGGCGAACTGCCGAGGAGCCTGCACAAGAAGGCCGCCGAGGCCGGCATCCTCGGGCTGCGCTATCCCGAGCAATATGGCGGGCACAGCGCCGGCTTCGACAATTTCCACAGCCTCGTCGTGACCGAGGAACTCGCCGCGGTCGGTGCGGGCGGGCTCGGCGCCTCGCTGATGACGCACGGTATCGGCCTGCCGCCGATCCTTGCCCTGGGCTCCGACGAACTCAAACAGCGCGTCGCGCCGCCGGTGCTGGCGGGCGAGAAGATCATCGCGCTCGGCATCACCGAGGCGGGCGGCGGCAGCGACGTCGCCAATCTGAAAACTACCGCCGTGAAGGATGGCGATTCCTACCTCGTCAACGGTGGCAAGATGTTCATCACCAGCGGCATGCGCGCCGACTGGCTGACTTGCGCCGTGCGCACCGGCGAGGCGGGCGCGGCGGGCATCTCGCTGCTGCTGATCGCGATGGACGCGCCGGGCGTCGAGCGCACCCGGCTCGACAAGATGGGCTGGCGATGCAGCGACACCGCCGCAATTCACTTCGGCGACGTCCGCGTCCCCGCCGCAAACCTGATCGGCCCCGAAAACGGCGGCTTCATCGGCATCATGCGCAACTTCAACAGCGAGCGGCTCGGCATGGCGATGGGCTGCTGCGCCTATGCCCGCGTCGCGATGGCCGAAGCGGCCGAATGGGCGCAGAACCGCGAAACCTTCGGCAAGCCGCTTGTCGGCCACCAGTCGATCCGCATCAAGCTCGCCGACATGGAGCGCCAGATCGAGGCGACGCAGGCCTGGGTCGACCTCGCCGCGTGGCAGGTTAAGGAAAACAAGGCACGCCCCGCCGATTTCGCGATGCTCAAGGTCCAGGCGACCCGTATGCTCGAATCCGTGGCCCGCGAAGCGGCGCAAATCCTTGGCGGCGCGTCCTATATCACCGGCAGCAAGGTCGAACGCATCTACCGCGAAGTCCGCGTCAACGCGATCGGCGGGGGCAGCGAGGAAATCATGCTCGACCTGGCGGGGCGGCAATTGTTCGGAGGACGAAAATGA
- a CDS encoding M20 metallopeptidase family protein: MNEIARSWPAEAETLLDDLVDLRRAIHREPELGLQNPKTLAKIKEALAGLPLEFREGPSTTGLIAILRGPANGRTVLLRGDMDALPLVEDTGLAFTSETSGAMHACGHDTHVAMLVGAAKLLCAARDRLAGTVLFMFQPGEEGHHGARFMLDDGLIDPLPDAAFALHIMPNAPHGVFAGRAGPLLASSDVLSIIVKGAGGHASMPQDSIDPIPVACEIVSAIQTMVTRRISVFDPAVVTIAKIAAGTTNNIIPETAEMLGTIRTLSPERRAMVARELKRLAPAIAEAHGCTAEVTVEEGFPVTICDARAVAFGQTVVEATFGEEAWLTMGNPVMGAEDFSYVLEKVPGAMFWLGASEQGSDWRACCGLHSNHMVLDEKVMARGAALHAALAEKFLEGGFDA, translated from the coding sequence ATGAACGAAATCGCACGAAGCTGGCCCGCCGAGGCCGAAACGCTGCTCGACGACCTCGTCGACCTGCGCCGCGCGATCCACCGCGAACCCGAATTGGGCCTGCAAAACCCCAAGACACTCGCGAAGATCAAGGAGGCGCTCGCGGGGCTGCCGCTCGAATTTCGCGAAGGGCCATCGACCACCGGCCTGATCGCGATCCTGCGCGGGCCCGCGAACGGGCGCACCGTGTTGCTGCGCGGTGACATGGACGCGCTGCCGCTGGTCGAGGATACCGGGCTCGCCTTCACCTCCGAAACCAGCGGCGCGATGCACGCCTGCGGCCACGACACCCATGTCGCGATGCTCGTCGGCGCGGCGAAGCTGCTCTGTGCGGCGCGCGACCGGCTGGCGGGGACCGTGCTGTTCATGTTCCAGCCGGGCGAGGAAGGCCACCACGGCGCGCGCTTCATGCTCGACGACGGACTGATCGACCCGCTCCCCGACGCCGCCTTCGCGCTCCACATCATGCCCAATGCGCCGCACGGGGTCTTTGCGGGGCGCGCTGGGCCGCTGCTCGCCTCGTCCGACGTGCTGTCGATCATCGTCAAGGGCGCGGGCGGCCACGCCTCGATGCCGCAGGATTCGATCGACCCGATCCCGGTCGCCTGCGAAATCGTCTCCGCGATCCAGACGATGGTGACGCGCCGCATCTCGGTGTTCGACCCCGCGGTCGTCACCATCGCAAAGATCGCGGCGGGGACGACGAACAATATCATTCCCGAGACCGCCGAAATGCTCGGCACGATCCGCACCCTGTCGCCTGAACGCCGCGCGATGGTCGCGCGCGAGCTCAAGCGCCTCGCCCCCGCGATCGCCGAAGCGCATGGCTGCACCGCCGAGGTGACGGTCGAGGAAGGCTTTCCGGTCACGATCTGCGACGCGCGCGCGGTCGCCTTTGGCCAGACGGTCGTCGAAGCGACCTTCGGCGAGGAAGCGTGGCTGACGATGGGCAACCCCGTGATGGGCGCCGAGGATTTCTCCTACGTCCTCGAAAAAGTCCCCGGCGCGATGTTCTGGCTCGGCGCAAGCGAGCAAGGCAGCGACTGGCGCGCCTGCTGCGGCCTCCACTCGAACCATATGGTGCTCGACGAAAAGGTCATGGCAAGGGGCGCGGCGCTGCACGCGGCGCTGGCCGAAAAATTCCTGGAAGGAGGGTTCGACGCATGA